DNA sequence from the Verrucomicrobiota bacterium genome:
GGGACCGTCCAGAGCGTGGACGAAAAGGAACGGGGCCAAGCCCTGGCGAAATGGCGCGCCCGGCTCCTTCCTTCAGAGGGACGATCCGGGGAAGCCCGAGCAGGAGAGCAAGTCTATGTCCGCGCCTGCGGAAGTTGTCACCGTCTCTTCGACGTGGGTACGAGTCTGGCCCCGGATTTGACCGGCTCAGGAAGGCAAAACCTGGACTACCTTCTTGAAAACATCCTCTTCCCTAGCGCCGTCGTGCCCGCGGAATATCGCCAGACGACGCTGGTCCTCAAGGACGGGCGATCCTTGACGGGTGTGGTCCGGGGCCGGGGCGCTCGAACTTTGACGCTGGAAATGGCCGGCCAATCCGCCACCGTGGATCGAACCGACATTGCCAAGGAGGAATTCTCCACGCTTTCCATGATGCCGGAGGGCATTCTCGAACAACTGACAGAGCAAGAAACGCGAGATCTGATGGCCTTCCTGATGAGCCCCGCTCCACCACGGAGACCTTAAGTCGGCTGCACGGCGAAGGCCGAATATTGCCAAGCATGGAGTATCCCCGCCCAACCGGCCCGCGTTCGCCTTCCTGCGTCACGCTGCTCTTTGGTCCCGCAGGGTCTGGCAAGACGTGGCGATGCCAGCGCGAAATCGTGGATGCACTGCGGCGAGACCCCGAGGGGCTGCCGATGATTCTCCTCGTGCCTCGCCAAGCCACCTATCAATGGGAACGCAGCATCCTCTCCGAGCCTGGCCTCCGCGGTTACACCCGGCTGCAGATCGTCTCCTTCGAACGTTTGGCCGACTGGATTCTGCGTCAACTCGGGACACCTTCCACCGGGTTCCTCTCCGAACAAGGAAGAGGCATGGTTCTTCGAGCTCTGCTGACGCGGCATCAATCCGAGTTGCGCTTCTTTTGCGCAAGTGCCCGTCTTCCCGGATTCGCTTCCGAACTCAGCGGCGCCCTGCGCGAATTGCAACACGCCCGCCTCAACTCCGGGCGCTTGTCGGAGATCGCCGCCCAAGCGCC
Encoded proteins:
- a CDS encoding c-type cytochrome, whose product is MKDLNALFGDGRALAEIRKVALSGAADFPRRRAALRSLIEARSPDLRAVCESLLGTRDLSAVAARGMALFDDDTVATRLLEEWPKLYGHERPEFLNALLSRPAWASRVLQAMSSGAFRKTDLSPAHAAHIRAFRNDALTQKLAEVWGTVQSVDEKERGQALAKWRARLLPSEGRSGEARAGEQVYVRACGSCHRLFDVGTSLAPDLTGSGRQNLDYLLENILFPSAVVPAEYRQTTLVLKDGRSLTGVVRGRGARTLTLEMAGQSATVDRTDIAKEEFSTLSMMPEGILEQLTEQETRDLMAFLMSPAPPRRP